One stretch of Rosistilla oblonga DNA includes these proteins:
- a CDS encoding DUF6798 domain-containing protein, translated as MEPVISTAATDSSTTELATTRLPVGRRLWEVSLLMLLFFVHAGDPPPGINEAHYLTKAKNFWDPAWCAGDMFVTSGKAHLMFYLTVGWLTKFTSLSATAWIGRILGWTMIAWALQRLSWSIAPVRYASLLVGLVWIVGIEQADLAGEWVIGGIEAKVFAYGFVLFAMEAMVRQRWWMVWPLLGAASAFHVLVGGWSVVAAMVALLATRPWTFAEVRRQAIPLVIGGAIAMLGVAPGMATMQGVDPADAKQAASIYTYQRISHHLYPASFAPRRYIGHLLLIAATIGLAWPLRRDPVLRPLLWFAVGAVSIAVAGMFVAMLPAVAPDLAASLLRYYWFRLTDSIVPLTAGLCLAAALARPQVSRAVAIRTGFVAVVCMLVFSSMFLDRQRAVMPDACRQSLISFDVHRSPEYQMRIYADWRKVCDWVRDNTPPEAVFLSPRHQQTFKWFAERAEVVNWKDVPQDAPSLLEWKRRMAEIFPRRLGGARVTIRYDQLREFRERYKTEYMIVDRRLSPGNLPLVMIYPTGNEENATYRIYRLPEVVESP; from the coding sequence ATGGAGCCTGTCATTTCAACTGCCGCAACCGATTCGTCGACGACCGAACTTGCAACGACTCGCCTGCCCGTAGGACGGCGGTTGTGGGAGGTGTCGCTATTGATGTTGTTGTTTTTTGTGCACGCGGGAGACCCGCCGCCGGGAATCAACGAAGCGCATTATTTGACGAAAGCGAAGAACTTCTGGGATCCCGCTTGGTGTGCTGGTGACATGTTTGTCACGTCGGGCAAAGCCCATCTGATGTTCTACCTGACCGTGGGATGGTTGACGAAGTTCACGTCGCTGTCAGCCACCGCTTGGATCGGCCGGATCCTCGGTTGGACGATGATCGCGTGGGCGTTGCAGCGGTTGTCGTGGTCGATCGCTCCGGTGCGGTACGCGAGTTTGCTGGTCGGATTGGTTTGGATCGTCGGCATCGAACAAGCGGATCTGGCCGGCGAGTGGGTGATCGGGGGGATCGAGGCGAAGGTCTTTGCCTACGGATTTGTGCTGTTTGCGATGGAGGCGATGGTTCGCCAGCGATGGTGGATGGTTTGGCCGTTGTTGGGGGCTGCCAGCGCGTTCCACGTGTTGGTCGGCGGATGGTCGGTCGTCGCGGCGATGGTTGCGTTGTTGGCGACGCGGCCGTGGACGTTTGCCGAAGTCCGACGCCAGGCGATTCCGCTGGTGATCGGTGGCGCGATCGCGATGTTAGGCGTGGCGCCTGGGATGGCGACGATGCAAGGCGTCGATCCAGCCGATGCGAAGCAGGCGGCGTCGATCTACACCTATCAACGGATCTCGCATCATCTGTACCCAGCCAGCTTCGCCCCGCGGCGCTACATCGGTCATCTGTTGCTGATCGCCGCCACGATTGGACTGGCTTGGCCGCTGCGACGCGATCCGGTACTGCGACCTTTGTTATGGTTCGCTGTCGGTGCGGTTTCGATCGCGGTGGCGGGAATGTTTGTCGCGATGTTGCCCGCGGTCGCTCCCGATCTGGCGGCCAGTCTGCTTCGCTACTATTGGTTCCGATTGACCGATTCGATTGTTCCGCTGACCGCTGGCTTGTGTCTGGCGGCAGCGTTGGCGAGGCCCCAGGTTTCTCGAGCGGTCGCGATCCGAACCGGGTTTGTGGCGGTCGTCTGTATGCTGGTCTTCAGCAGCATGTTTTTGGATCGCCAGCGGGCGGTGATGCCCGATGCGTGTCGGCAGTCGTTGATCAGCTTCGACGTCCACCGGTCGCCAGAGTATCAAATGCGGATCTATGCCGATTGGCGTAAGGTCTGCGATTGGGTGCGGGACAACACGCCGCCGGAGGCTGTTTTTCTGAGCCCACGCCATCAACAGACCTTCAAATGGTTTGCCGAGCGAGCCGAAGTGGTAAATTGGAAGGACGTCCCTCAAGACGCCCCGAGCTTGCTCGAATGGAAGCGGCGGATGGCAGAGATCTTTCCGCGGCGATTGGGTGGCGCACGGGTAACGATCCGTTACGACCAGCTGAGAGAATTCCGCGAGCGATACAAGACTGAATATATGATCGTCGATCGTCGGTTGAGTCCCGGGAATCTGCCGCTGGTGATGATCTATCCGACGGGCAACGAAGAGAACGCGACCTACCGAATCTACCGATTGCCCGAGGTGGTGGAATCGCCATGA
- a CDS encoding leucine-rich repeat domain-containing protein — protein MHRLYITPAFLLILALTGCNTKPAADPAGAEPDAAASAAADAKPAPTVSDDAEAVAAIMNVTEKVRRDGDGLIIEVDYRGTSVADADLAPLTKLPRLRSVLLLGTPITGEALTTLAQIESLENLDLRDTAVDDSSLEHLVGHKRLKALRLSGKSGDCSVGDDGMAHVAQIPNLKVLALDFLWVSEDGLDALAPLQQLQEIYLAETTIGNEAIAKLAQFPQLKKVRLARNQIDASGLADMPKLTNLEELDLSECSQILDDAMPPLGQLTKLKKLNLWRVNLTDAGIEPLNTLVNMEWLNLDNTRLTDAGMPHLSGMSKLLFLHLGSTLITDAGLEPLKNLKSLEDLKVTRTAVTQEGVDALKPSLPNTDIQLRYLGDE, from the coding sequence TTGCACCGTTTGTATATCACCCCCGCGTTTCTTTTGATTCTGGCCCTGACTGGGTGCAACACGAAACCCGCGGCAGATCCTGCGGGTGCCGAGCCCGATGCGGCGGCGAGCGCTGCGGCTGATGCGAAGCCCGCGCCGACGGTCAGCGACGATGCCGAAGCGGTTGCGGCGATTATGAACGTGACCGAAAAGGTACGCCGCGATGGCGATGGTTTGATCATCGAAGTCGATTATCGTGGCACGTCGGTCGCCGACGCCGATCTGGCTCCGCTGACCAAGCTGCCGCGACTGCGTTCGGTGCTGCTGCTTGGAACGCCGATCACCGGTGAAGCTTTGACGACGTTGGCGCAGATCGAATCGTTGGAGAACCTGGATCTCCGCGATACAGCGGTCGACGATTCCAGTTTGGAACATTTGGTCGGACACAAGCGACTCAAAGCTCTGCGACTGTCGGGCAAGAGCGGCGATTGTTCGGTCGGCGACGACGGGATGGCTCACGTCGCTCAGATCCCGAACCTGAAGGTCCTGGCACTCGACTTCTTGTGGGTCAGTGAAGATGGGCTCGACGCGTTGGCTCCGCTGCAACAACTGCAGGAGATCTACCTCGCCGAAACGACGATCGGCAACGAAGCGATCGCCAAACTGGCTCAATTCCCTCAGCTGAAGAAGGTTCGTTTGGCCCGCAACCAGATCGATGCCTCTGGATTGGCTGACATGCCAAAACTGACCAACCTGGAAGAACTCGACCTCAGCGAATGTTCGCAGATCTTGGACGACGCAATGCCGCCGCTGGGCCAATTGACCAAGCTCAAGAAGCTGAACCTGTGGCGTGTGAACCTGACCGACGCGGGGATCGAACCGCTCAATACGCTCGTGAATATGGAATGGTTGAATTTGGACAACACGCGTTTGACCGACGCGGGGATGCCACATTTGAGCGGGATGTCGAAGCTGTTGTTCCTGCATCTCGGATCGACTTTAATCACCGATGCGGGGCTGGAACCGTTGAAGAATCTTAAGTCGCTCGAAGACTTGAAGGTCACCCGGACCGCGGTCACTCAGGAGGGCGTCGACGCTCTCAAGCCGTCGCTTCCCAACACCGATATCCAGCTGCGATATCTGGGCGACGAATAA
- a CDS encoding polysaccharide deacetylase family protein — MAVDAWYPSGAVFVPPTPYQPISLMNHIRLKPKDSVVHRVFSWVWVLTVLMSSGYADDVGPPAPEELLALTAEATVQLQHAQEMGAIEIAPVHLPTDSAGDCNHFGWPIATMTGDTIVVMHRRIPGHKAKGAGSPDPEMSYGIVLRSDDGGKTWSPPYDLRDCMTSEDRLRGGVVPLSHRAKFDKSNKSTLGYKVHLHAIGTTRDGAVVAINNHGVFRSDDRGRSWKHFPKALRDDNFPHQIVNLGPRILDHPERGLMAFGNWFGEADTYHKLSNKLVTLTSADGGGNWSVEEHDVGFPQYEPSVLMHENRFLSVTRDQTKVRSHKQMDWALNSPPTILNTNLKDPRLVDTVDFSFNPVTKRFEMVRSERHRMELWLWSMAPGDWGSGNWRRECRLLAREGTFYSTADGFHPAGAVIDVKRGVQHVFVYAGHPNGPAGVFRLTRTLDTPRLKTVLDTAPQVRTPATLTEGGIVMTFDDRNFNDWVKALPLFDEFGVKATFFISGEIDGPARRAIQKLTEHGHAIGSHSVNHLKAVEYFETKSPEAFMQREIDPQMKAFKAAGVAPVSFAYPMSRNNAATDEKLLEVFRHLRTGKGIAAGTALREDDAFFVPAAKIAEHGCLYGQGIDYAPLRPDRTYEQLDGALQRAAENREIIVLYAHRISESGRGHFVTPEALTRIFRKANELGLKFYTFDELP; from the coding sequence ATGGCCGTCGATGCATGGTACCCGAGCGGCGCGGTATTTGTGCCGCCAACACCCTATCAGCCAATTTCACTTATGAACCACATCCGGCTTAAGCCGAAGGATAGCGTTGTGCACCGAGTTTTCTCCTGGGTTTGGGTACTGACCGTTCTAATGTCGTCTGGCTATGCAGACGACGTTGGCCCGCCGGCGCCGGAAGAACTTCTTGCGCTCACGGCGGAAGCCACTGTCCAATTGCAGCATGCTCAGGAGATGGGGGCGATCGAGATTGCGCCGGTGCATCTGCCGACGGATTCCGCGGGTGACTGCAATCACTTTGGCTGGCCAATTGCAACGATGACCGGCGATACCATTGTGGTCATGCATCGCCGAATTCCGGGTCACAAGGCCAAGGGAGCGGGCAGCCCGGATCCGGAAATGTCTTATGGCATTGTGTTGCGAAGTGATGATGGTGGAAAGACATGGTCGCCTCCGTATGACCTCCGCGATTGCATGACTTCGGAAGATCGTTTGCGGGGTGGAGTTGTGCCGTTGTCGCACCGAGCCAAATTTGACAAGAGCAACAAGTCAACGCTCGGGTACAAGGTTCATCTGCATGCGATTGGTACAACCCGCGACGGAGCGGTCGTGGCGATCAATAACCATGGTGTGTTCCGGTCCGATGATCGGGGCCGCTCGTGGAAACATTTTCCTAAAGCGTTACGCGACGACAATTTCCCACATCAGATCGTGAACCTTGGGCCTCGGATTCTGGATCATCCCGAGCGTGGGCTGATGGCATTTGGCAACTGGTTCGGAGAAGCAGATACCTACCACAAGCTCAGCAACAAATTGGTGACGCTGACGTCCGCGGATGGAGGAGGCAACTGGTCGGTTGAGGAACACGACGTTGGGTTTCCCCAGTACGAACCGTCGGTCCTGATGCACGAAAACCGCTTCCTGTCGGTTACTCGCGACCAAACAAAGGTCCGATCTCACAAGCAGATGGACTGGGCACTGAACAGTCCTCCCACGATCCTGAATACCAATCTGAAAGACCCACGATTGGTAGACACGGTCGACTTCAGTTTCAATCCGGTCACGAAGCGATTCGAAATGGTTCGATCCGAACGGCATCGGATGGAACTATGGCTGTGGAGCATGGCGCCAGGCGATTGGGGCAGCGGGAATTGGCGACGCGAATGTCGCCTGCTGGCCAGAGAGGGAACGTTTTATTCAACCGCTGACGGCTTTCATCCGGCCGGAGCTGTGATTGATGTCAAACGCGGCGTGCAACACGTGTTCGTCTATGCCGGCCATCCTAACGGCCCGGCCGGCGTTTTTCGGCTCACCCGCACCTTGGATACACCGAGACTCAAAACCGTGCTCGACACGGCGCCTCAGGTTCGCACGCCCGCGACGTTAACCGAAGGCGGTATTGTGATGACCTTCGACGACCGCAACTTCAACGACTGGGTGAAGGCGTTACCATTGTTCGATGAATTTGGCGTCAAAGCGACGTTTTTCATCAGTGGAGAGATTGACGGCCCCGCGCGGCGGGCCATTCAGAAACTCACCGAACATGGACATGCCATTGGATCTCACAGTGTCAATCACTTGAAAGCGGTTGAGTATTTTGAGACGAAATCGCCGGAAGCATTTATGCAACGCGAAATCGATCCGCAGATGAAAGCGTTCAAGGCGGCAGGCGTTGCGCCGGTGTCGTTTGCGTACCCCATGAGCCGCAACAACGCCGCGACCGATGAGAAACTGCTGGAAGTGTTTCGGCACCTGCGGACGGGCAAAGGCATTGCGGCTGGCACAGCACTCCGTGAAGACGACGCCTTTTTTGTTCCGGCGGCGAAGATCGCTGAACACGGTTGTCTGTACGGCCAGGGAATCGACTATGCTCCGCTGCGACCGGACCGCACTTACGAACAGCTTGACGGAGCGCTTCAGCGGGCTGCGGAGAACCGAGAAATCATCGTGTTATACGCACACCGGATCAGCGAATCGGGCAGAGGCCATTTTGTAACTCCCGAAGCACTAACCCGCATCTTCCGCAAAGCCAATGAACTGGGACTAAAGTTCTACACGTTTGACGAACTTCCGTAG
- a CDS encoding SulP family inorganic anion transporter — protein MFRDLSASLVVFLVALPLCLGIALASGAPLFSGIVAGIVGGIVVGALSGSHTSVSGPAAGLTAVVAAQIANLGAFDALLLAVVIGGVIQIGLGIAKAGALSAFFPSSVIKGLLAAIGVILILKQLPHLLGHDNDPEGEMSFSQPDHENTFSEIATIFQGEVHFGAAVVGFSSLVLMVLWARLKVLKNSGIPAPLVVVLAGVAFQFVLSRFGSGWSIDTIHLVQIPIAKSLSEFGSFLTFPDFSQWTNPAVYIAGVTIAMVASLETLLNLEAADKLDPRRRNSPGSRELWAQGVGNMVAGFIGGIPVTSVVVRSSVNINAGATSKLSAILHGVLLLVCVGLFPVYLNMVPLAALAAILIYTGSKLASPKLFRDMWEQGRYQFAPFIITVVAIIFSDLLIGILIGLAVSVLFILNSNLRRPIRRVVEPHIDGDVVHVELANQVSFLNRAALDTMFNQAKPGSKMLLDASETDYIDPDVLSLIREFKEETGPTRGVSVRLRGFRDKYALPDETEFGDFSTGAVQDRLTPTQVLDILAEGNKRFHTDRRISRGYGRPIDTTVGGQSPLAAVLNCIDSRVPAELVFDLGVCDIFSVRVAGNVIGTNSLGSLEYAATVAGAKLILVMGHTHCGAVASAVNLLETQKDAEQDNGRPHMRAIVSEIQESVEGDESRSVATMQPEAMDDFVDRIAKKNVERTVREIVTRSHAIRSAVDAGDLLVVGAMYDVKTGVVSFLTADTVSTSPSSEP, from the coding sequence GTGTTTCGAGATTTGTCAGCATCGCTGGTTGTTTTTCTCGTCGCCTTGCCGTTGTGTCTTGGCATTGCACTGGCCTCGGGAGCTCCACTGTTTTCTGGAATTGTCGCCGGTATCGTCGGCGGGATTGTGGTTGGCGCCCTGAGCGGTTCGCATACCAGTGTGAGTGGTCCTGCGGCAGGTCTGACCGCCGTGGTCGCCGCGCAGATTGCAAACCTGGGAGCCTTTGATGCGCTGTTGCTTGCTGTCGTTATCGGCGGAGTGATTCAGATTGGGCTTGGGATCGCCAAAGCGGGAGCGTTGTCGGCCTTCTTTCCGTCCAGTGTCATTAAAGGACTGTTGGCCGCGATTGGAGTGATCCTGATTCTCAAGCAGCTTCCCCACTTGCTTGGCCACGACAATGATCCCGAAGGTGAAATGTCGTTCTCGCAGCCAGACCACGAAAATACGTTTTCGGAGATCGCAACGATCTTCCAGGGCGAGGTGCACTTCGGTGCGGCCGTTGTCGGGTTCTCATCGCTTGTCTTGATGGTGCTTTGGGCGCGACTGAAAGTACTCAAAAATTCAGGCATTCCCGCCCCGCTTGTGGTCGTGCTGGCCGGGGTGGCGTTCCAGTTCGTGTTGTCGCGGTTTGGCAGCGGATGGTCGATTGACACGATCCACTTGGTACAGATTCCGATTGCCAAAAGTCTCTCGGAGTTTGGCAGTTTCCTGACGTTCCCCGACTTTTCTCAGTGGACGAATCCGGCGGTCTATATCGCCGGTGTGACCATCGCCATGGTCGCCTCCTTGGAAACGCTGCTCAATCTCGAAGCCGCGGATAAACTGGACCCGCGTCGCCGCAATTCTCCAGGCAGCCGAGAGCTGTGGGCGCAAGGTGTGGGGAATATGGTTGCCGGCTTCATCGGCGGCATCCCGGTGACCTCGGTTGTTGTCCGCAGTTCGGTCAACATCAACGCGGGGGCGACGTCCAAACTCTCTGCGATCCTTCACGGTGTTTTGTTGCTGGTTTGTGTGGGGCTGTTTCCCGTCTACCTCAACATGGTTCCGTTGGCGGCGCTAGCAGCCATCTTGATCTACACCGGATCGAAATTGGCGAGCCCCAAGTTGTTCCGTGACATGTGGGAACAGGGCCGGTATCAGTTCGCTCCGTTCATCATCACCGTCGTCGCCATCATCTTCAGCGATCTGCTGATTGGAATTTTGATTGGGTTGGCCGTCAGTGTCCTGTTTATTCTGAACAGCAATTTGCGACGTCCGATTCGTCGTGTCGTTGAGCCGCACATCGACGGCGACGTCGTGCATGTCGAACTGGCGAACCAAGTCAGCTTTCTGAATCGTGCGGCACTGGACACGATGTTCAATCAAGCGAAGCCAGGGTCGAAGATGCTTCTGGACGCGTCGGAGACCGACTACATTGATCCCGATGTTTTGAGTTTGATCCGGGAATTCAAAGAGGAAACCGGTCCGACCCGCGGCGTGAGTGTCCGGTTGCGAGGTTTCCGAGACAAGTACGCTCTGCCTGATGAAACCGAATTTGGAGACTTCTCAACCGGAGCCGTCCAAGATCGCCTGACTCCAACGCAAGTGCTTGACATCCTTGCCGAAGGTAACAAGCGGTTTCACACAGATCGTCGAATTTCGCGTGGCTACGGTCGGCCAATCGACACAACCGTCGGAGGGCAAAGCCCGCTTGCGGCAGTTCTCAATTGTATCGATTCACGCGTTCCAGCCGAGCTTGTCTTCGATCTCGGCGTCTGCGACATCTTCAGCGTGCGTGTGGCCGGAAATGTTATTGGCACCAATTCGCTGGGGAGTCTCGAATACGCGGCTACCGTTGCGGGTGCCAAGCTGATTCTCGTCATGGGACACACGCATTGTGGCGCTGTCGCGTCGGCCGTGAACCTCTTGGAAACACAAAAAGATGCTGAACAGGACAACGGCCGTCCGCACATGCGTGCGATCGTCTCTGAAATTCAAGAGTCGGTGGAAGGGGATGAATCTCGAAGCGTCGCAACGATGCAACCCGAAGCCATGGATGATTTTGTCGATCGGATTGCCAAGAAGAATGTCGAGCGGACGGTTCGCGAAATCGTGACTCGCAGCCACGCGATCCGCAGCGCTGTCGATGCCGGCGATCTACTCGTCGTCGGCGCGATGTACGATGTGAAAACGGGCGTCGTTTCCTTTTTGACCGCCGACACGGTCTCGACCAGCCCTTCGTCGGAACCGTAA
- a CDS encoding glycerate kinase type-2 family protein has product MTTVSDSWKTSAGQAYQIWQAGVDAVLADRLVAETVTVDGQQLMFEDEPFDLAAIGRIAVVGGGKAAAAMAAGLETALGEQLCQSKQLHGWINIPDGTQRPLQWIHAHVARPAGVNEPTQAAADGTAEILKIVADLEPNDLCIALISGGGSALLTAPREEITLDEKIAVTRWLSGAGANIEQLNTVRKQLSDVKGGRLLTACKAANLVTLVISDVLGDPLDTIASGPTVADSSTAADALAVLQQFDPQQQLPASIYHVLSQPRLAPDASTGCVNHLQVIGNNAAAVDGAGIRAEQLGYSHAMQSARQSEGQAEQVGEHLAKMALSMLQQPGPDCLISGGEPVVQLAPQAERGRGGRNQQLVLAALGWLIQHGELTNEERARVTILSGGTDGEDGPTDAAGAFFNAEVWSRAEAQQLDWQDYLRRNDAYSFFEACGGLILTGPTNTNVCDVRVVTIAK; this is encoded by the coding sequence ATGACGACAGTTTCGGATTCATGGAAAACTTCCGCCGGCCAGGCGTACCAGATTTGGCAAGCCGGTGTCGATGCGGTCCTCGCAGATCGGCTGGTCGCCGAAACAGTTACCGTCGACGGGCAACAGCTGATGTTCGAAGACGAACCGTTCGACTTGGCCGCCATCGGACGGATCGCCGTCGTGGGAGGTGGCAAAGCGGCCGCGGCGATGGCTGCGGGGCTGGAGACGGCCCTAGGAGAACAGCTTTGCCAAAGCAAGCAACTGCATGGCTGGATCAACATCCCCGACGGCACCCAGCGACCATTGCAATGGATCCACGCCCATGTCGCTCGGCCTGCGGGAGTCAACGAACCGACGCAGGCGGCTGCCGATGGGACCGCTGAGATCTTGAAGATCGTCGCCGACCTGGAGCCGAACGATCTATGTATCGCGCTGATTTCGGGCGGCGGATCGGCGCTCTTGACCGCGCCGCGCGAGGAGATCACGCTCGACGAAAAAATTGCCGTCACGCGGTGGCTCAGCGGTGCCGGAGCCAACATCGAACAACTCAACACGGTCCGCAAACAATTGAGTGACGTCAAAGGTGGCCGCTTGCTGACCGCTTGCAAAGCGGCGAATCTTGTCACACTGGTGATCAGCGACGTCTTAGGGGATCCGTTGGATACGATCGCCTCGGGACCGACCGTTGCCGATTCATCGACCGCCGCCGACGCCTTGGCTGTGCTGCAACAATTTGATCCGCAGCAGCAATTGCCCGCATCGATCTACCACGTGCTTTCGCAACCACGCCTCGCCCCGGACGCTTCGACGGGCTGCGTGAACCATCTGCAGGTCATCGGCAACAACGCAGCCGCTGTCGATGGAGCGGGCATCCGCGCCGAACAGCTTGGATATTCGCACGCGATGCAATCGGCCAGGCAAAGCGAAGGGCAAGCCGAACAAGTCGGAGAGCACTTAGCCAAGATGGCCCTTTCGATGTTGCAACAGCCCGGCCCCGACTGTCTGATCTCCGGTGGCGAACCTGTTGTCCAACTGGCACCGCAAGCGGAACGTGGCCGCGGCGGCCGAAACCAACAACTAGTATTGGCTGCGCTCGGTTGGTTGATCCAGCACGGTGAGCTAACCAACGAGGAGCGGGCTCGCGTAACGATCCTCTCCGGCGGGACCGATGGCGAAGACGGTCCGACCGATGCCGCCGGCGCGTTTTTTAACGCAGAGGTCTGGAGCCGCGCCGAAGCTCAACAACTCGACTGGCAGGACTACCTCCGCCGCAACGACGCCTACAGCTTCTTTGAAGCTTGCGGAGGGCTAATCCTCACCGGCCCAACGAACACCAACGTCTGCGACGTCCGCGTCGTCACGATCGCCAAGTAA
- a CDS encoding putative sensor domain DACNV-containing protein yields MTSLASYPAEIAAALQRRWTAMELPADALPAADAVAQLVDTMYQASLLREEGSGVRCRIIVAPPSEFAAELSTGASQLHVLRFTERRDFTPHQLRKLAAAAGYYRALLAVDQNADGQLSIWGMVITGTDWVNRVEGERVRELWLPTRPVIHCVGPGHLIAAAGYSRILESSGGKLLTDGFDPFRSSWLSHQFRQVRTSLIEELAELETDSSKTRMCDSFVKDIAQSVVRRVLHLVRTRGHGGMLVFLPNGLESNPLVDRWFRFRVRFEGDDSTLRFRRLILNLMQQGRRAGEARGLDQVTWDDYLQMRHAELAQLDAALLEFGHFLADLMSADGSLVVDRSFRLVGFGAEILGDSHVNTIHRAFDLEAINAVPEPADSSGTRHRSAYRLVSGLREAIAVVVSQDGDVRFVAHHKDKLTYWPYLP; encoded by the coding sequence ATGACTTCGCTTGCGTCTTATCCCGCAGAGATCGCCGCGGCACTGCAACGGCGTTGGACGGCAATGGAACTGCCGGCCGATGCGCTCCCCGCCGCTGATGCAGTCGCTCAATTGGTCGACACGATGTACCAAGCGAGTCTGCTGCGAGAGGAGGGGAGCGGTGTGCGGTGCCGAATCATCGTCGCGCCGCCAAGCGAATTTGCGGCGGAACTTTCTACCGGGGCCAGCCAATTGCATGTGCTCCGTTTCACCGAGCGCCGCGACTTCACGCCGCACCAACTGCGTAAACTTGCCGCCGCGGCCGGGTACTACCGCGCTCTTTTGGCTGTCGATCAGAACGCCGACGGCCAGCTTTCGATCTGGGGAATGGTGATCACAGGAACCGACTGGGTCAACCGCGTCGAAGGGGAACGTGTGCGTGAGCTTTGGCTGCCGACGCGTCCGGTGATTCATTGTGTTGGACCGGGGCATCTGATCGCCGCCGCCGGGTATTCGCGGATCCTCGAATCCTCCGGCGGCAAACTGCTGACCGACGGGTTCGATCCGTTTCGATCCAGTTGGTTGTCGCATCAATTCCGTCAGGTGAGGACTTCGTTGATCGAAGAACTCGCGGAACTCGAAACCGATAGCAGCAAGACGCGGATGTGCGATTCGTTTGTCAAAGACATCGCGCAGAGTGTCGTCCGGCGGGTGCTGCATCTGGTCCGCACCCGCGGCCACGGCGGGATGCTCGTCTTTCTCCCCAACGGTTTGGAAAGCAACCCGCTGGTCGATCGCTGGTTTCGCTTTCGCGTTCGCTTCGAAGGAGACGATTCGACGCTGCGGTTCCGGCGGTTGATCCTGAACCTGATGCAGCAGGGGCGGCGAGCGGGAGAAGCTCGCGGGCTGGACCAAGTGACGTGGGACGATTACCTGCAAATGCGACATGCCGAACTGGCTCAACTCGACGCCGCACTGCTCGAATTTGGTCACTTCCTAGCCGACCTGATGAGTGCCGATGGGTCGTTGGTTGTCGACCGCAGCTTCCGCCTGGTCGGCTTTGGAGCTGAGATTCTCGGCGACTCCCACGTCAACACGATCCACCGCGCGTTCGATCTGGAAGCGATCAACGCAGTTCCCGAACCAGCCGATTCGTCGGGCACGCGGCACCGGTCGGCTTACCGATTGGTCAGCGGACTGCGCGAGGCGATCGCGGTCGTCGTTTCCCAAGATGGCGACGTCCGCTTCGTCGCACACCACAAAGACAAACTGACCTACTGGCCCTATCTTCCCTAG
- a CDS encoding c-type cytochrome — protein sequence MRDKELPAMRWFGWMCVPLMVVSIAIGDEAGDRSANHAADAAKHASGPRQLPPGELGRVIKLGREIVLNTSEHPLSKPYVGNALNCTSCHLDGGEHPQAASFLGIATAYPAWSPREQRVVTLQDRSLNCFMRSQNGTRPPLGSEVSVAITAYITWLSTDQPIRQNPNKPLGPRHVPALDAPDQQPSVSRGAVLYADHCASCHADNGLGSDDGPPVWGDESYNDGAGLSRVPKLASWLKVAMPLDDPYLSTAEAFDIAAFVNSHRRPHFELSKHLPAADARGEYNGVSDEGHH from the coding sequence ATGCGGGATAAGGAATTGCCAGCGATGCGATGGTTCGGTTGGATGTGTGTGCCGTTGATGGTCGTTTCGATAGCGATTGGCGACGAGGCGGGGGATCGGAGTGCAAATCACGCGGCGGATGCGGCGAAACATGCTAGCGGACCGCGTCAATTGCCGCCGGGTGAATTGGGCCGCGTGATCAAACTGGGCCGCGAGATCGTTCTTAATACGAGCGAACATCCGCTGTCGAAACCCTACGTCGGCAACGCACTAAACTGCACATCGTGTCATTTAGATGGAGGGGAACATCCGCAAGCGGCCAGCTTTTTGGGAATCGCCACTGCCTATCCCGCTTGGTCGCCGCGCGAGCAGCGGGTGGTGACGTTGCAGGATCGGTCTTTGAATTGTTTTATGCGGAGCCAGAATGGAACGCGGCCGCCGTTGGGGAGCGAGGTTTCGGTGGCGATCACCGCTTACATCACGTGGTTGTCGACCGATCAACCGATCCGCCAGAACCCCAACAAACCGCTGGGGCCGCGTCACGTTCCCGCACTGGACGCTCCCGATCAACAGCCGAGCGTTTCGCGAGGTGCCGTTTTGTATGCCGATCATTGTGCGTCGTGTCACGCCGATAATGGGCTCGGTTCAGACGACGGGCCTCCGGTCTGGGGCGATGAGTCGTACAATGATGGAGCGGGTCTCAGCCGTGTGCCGAAATTGGCGTCGTGGTTGAAGGTCGCGATGCCGTTGGATGATCCCTACCTGTCGACGGCGGAGGCATTTGACATCGCAGCGTTTGTGAACAGCCATCGGCGTCCCCACTTTGAATTAAGCAAACATCTTCCCGCCGCTGACGCGCGGGGCGAATACAACGGAGTTAGCGATGAAGGACATCACTGA